In Leucobacter insecticola, one DNA window encodes the following:
- the smpB gene encoding SsrA-binding protein SmpB, translated as MPKETGEKLIASNKKARHEYLIIDTYEAGMVLTGSEVKSLRMGRASLVDGYVFIERGEAWLDAAYIPEYLNGSWTNHAPRRKRKLLLHRHEIDKLYQKTREGGLTIVPLRLYFLDGRAKVEIALAKGKKEYDKRQTLRERQDRREAERAISARKHLGE; from the coding sequence ATGCCAAAGGAGACCGGCGAAAAGCTGATCGCCTCCAACAAGAAGGCTCGGCATGAGTACCTGATTATCGACACCTACGAGGCGGGTATGGTGCTCACCGGCAGCGAGGTGAAGTCGCTGCGCATGGGACGGGCGTCACTTGTCGACGGCTACGTCTTTATCGAGCGCGGCGAGGCGTGGCTTGATGCCGCGTACATTCCCGAGTACCTCAACGGCTCCTGGACGAATCACGCCCCCAGGCGCAAGCGTAAGCTGCTGTTGCACCGCCACGAGATCGACAAGCTGTACCAAAAGACCCGCGAGGGCGGCTTGACGATCGTGCCCCTGCGGCTGTACTTCCTGGACGGCCGCGCAAAGGTCGAGATTGCCCTCGCAAAGGGCAAGAAGGAATACGACAAGCGGCAGACGCTACGCGAGCGTCAGGATCGCCGCGAGGCAGAACGGGCCATCTCTGCTCGTAAACATCTGGGGGAGTAG
- the ftsE gene encoding cell division ATP-binding protein FtsE, which translates to MILFENVTKKYRGTAKPALDGIDLKVDRGEFVFIVGASGSGKSSCLRLILREDQPSVGSIHVLGQDLSKISSRKVPYFRRSLGTVFQDFRLLQNKTVYDNVAFTLQVIGKSRGFIQEAVPDTLEMVGLANKAKRFPHELSGGEQQRVAIARAIVNKPAILLADEPTGNLDPATSLGIMQLLRAINAAGTTVVMATHEATFVDIMQQRVVELSQGVVVRDEQGGGYGETASIPIADLSEAGAQVLRTSEAVVRAALQPDGTPVASQGGAAQQPVAQPTQTPPVQQTQSAAIPMAEALAAQEAARQRAAQQAAAESAEPLAPPIQPAQPVAASVFEEPNPFGDNEEDLDETRRAEDPTGRRIPAFLEPGKPLDPLQMSETGSLAEHLGLNRKDNDDETDVGPVR; encoded by the coding sequence ATGATCCTCTTTGAGAACGTCACCAAAAAGTACCGGGGCACCGCGAAGCCCGCGCTCGACGGTATCGACCTGAAGGTCGACCGTGGCGAGTTCGTCTTCATCGTCGGCGCTTCCGGATCCGGGAAGTCAAGTTGTCTGCGATTGATTCTGCGCGAGGATCAGCCGAGCGTTGGATCGATCCACGTGCTTGGGCAAGACCTGAGCAAGATCTCCTCGCGTAAGGTGCCCTACTTCCGCCGCAGCTTGGGAACGGTGTTCCAAGACTTCCGCCTGCTGCAGAACAAGACGGTGTACGACAATGTCGCGTTCACGCTGCAGGTGATCGGCAAGTCGCGCGGCTTCATCCAGGAAGCAGTGCCGGACACTCTCGAGATGGTGGGGCTTGCGAACAAGGCGAAGCGCTTCCCGCACGAGCTGTCCGGCGGCGAACAGCAGCGCGTGGCGATTGCGCGCGCGATCGTAAACAAACCCGCGATCCTGCTCGCTGACGAGCCGACGGGTAACCTCGATCCTGCGACCAGTCTTGGCATCATGCAGTTGCTGCGGGCGATCAACGCGGCAGGAACCACCGTCGTGATGGCGACGCACGAGGCGACCTTCGTTGACATCATGCAGCAGCGCGTGGTTGAGCTTTCTCAGGGCGTTGTCGTGCGTGACGAACAGGGCGGTGGCTACGGCGAGACCGCCTCGATCCCGATCGCGGACCTTTCTGAGGCTGGGGCGCAGGTGCTGCGCACGAGCGAGGCAGTGGTGCGGGCCGCATTGCAGCCGGACGGTACACCGGTCGCGTCGCAGGGCGGTGCTGCTCAGCAGCCCGTCGCACAGCCGACTCAAACGCCTCCCGTTCAGCAGACGCAGTCGGCAGCGATTCCCATGGCCGAGGCGCTTGCGGCGCAGGAGGCAGCGCGGCAGCGCGCGGCCCAGCAAGCCGCGGCGGAATCCGCCGAGCCCCTCGCACCTCCGATTCAGCCCGCTCAGCCGGTTGCGGCTTCCGTGTTCGAGGAGCCCAATCCTTTCGGCGACAACGAAGAGGATCTCGATGAGACCAGGCGTGCGGAGGACCCGACCGGCCGGCGCATTCCGGCTTTCCTTGAGCCGGGCAAACCGCTGGATCCGCTTCAAATGTCTGAGACTGGCAGCCTTGCCGAGCATCTCGGACTGAACCGCAAAGACAACGACGACGAGACGGATGTGGGGCCGGTGCGATGA
- the prfB gene encoding peptide chain release factor 2 encodes MLELDFTSRIRALRATYADIAAVMDLPKLDREIAELEEQAAAPDLWDDPAAAQVVTSGLSHRQAQVKRLRTLASRLDDLEVLVELALEAEDQESAVEATEEIAAIEALVQDLEVQTMLSGEYDEYSAVMTIRAGAGGVDAADFAEMLQRMYLRWGEQHGHKVTVMETSYAEEAGIKSTTIEFDAPYAFGTLSVEAGTHRLVRMSPFNSAGKRQTSFAAVEVIPLMPEAESVEIPENDIRVDVYRSSGPGGQSVNTTDSAVRITHLPTGTVVSMQNEKSQIQNRAAAMRVLQSRLLILQREQDAAKKKELAGNITASWGDQMRSYVLAPYQMVKDLRTEFEVNNPQNVFDGEIDGFIAAGIRWRSLAQNQG; translated from the coding sequence ATGCTCGAACTTGATTTCACCTCACGCATCCGCGCGCTTCGCGCTACCTACGCCGACATTGCCGCGGTGATGGATCTCCCGAAGCTTGATCGCGAGATCGCCGAGCTTGAAGAGCAGGCTGCGGCTCCTGACCTGTGGGACGATCCCGCGGCAGCTCAGGTTGTCACTAGCGGGCTCAGTCACCGCCAAGCGCAGGTGAAGCGGCTCCGCACTCTCGCCTCGCGTCTTGACGACCTTGAAGTGCTGGTGGAACTCGCGCTTGAGGCCGAGGATCAGGAATCGGCGGTCGAGGCGACCGAAGAGATCGCCGCGATCGAGGCTCTGGTGCAGGACCTCGAGGTACAGACGATGCTCTCGGGAGAGTACGACGAGTATTCGGCCGTGATGACGATCCGCGCGGGTGCCGGGGGCGTTGATGCCGCCGACTTCGCAGAAATGTTGCAGCGCATGTATTTGCGCTGGGGCGAGCAGCACGGCCACAAGGTCACGGTGATGGAGACGAGCTACGCCGAAGAGGCGGGGATCAAGTCGACAACGATCGAATTTGATGCCCCCTACGCCTTCGGCACGCTCTCGGTCGAGGCGGGGACGCACCGGCTCGTGCGCATGAGCCCCTTTAACTCCGCGGGAAAACGCCAAACGAGTTTCGCGGCGGTCGAGGTGATCCCGCTGATGCCCGAGGCGGAGTCGGTCGAGATCCCGGAGAACGACATTCGCGTCGACGTGTATCGCTCGAGCGGCCCCGGAGGGCAGTCGGTTAACACGACCGATTCGGCGGTGCGCATTACCCACCTTCCGACCGGTACGGTCGTCTCGATGCAGAACGAGAAGAGCCAGATCCAAAACCGCGCCGCTGCCATGCGCGTGCTGCAGTCGAGGCTGTTGATCCTGCAGCGCGAACAGGATGCCGCGAAGAAGAAGGAGCTTGCCGGCAACATCACGGCGAGCTGGGGGGACCAGATGCGCAGCTACGTGCTGGCGCCGTATCAAATGGTCAAGGACCTGCGCACCGAGTTTGAAGTGAATAACCCGCAGAACGTGTTTGATGGTGAGATCGACGGGTTTATTGCGGCGGGGATCCGCTGGCGCTCGCTCGCTCAGAATCAGGGCTAA
- a CDS encoding APC family permease translates to MTAPVKSKGGTLKRNLGLWAIVGLGLGYMTPTVVFDTFGMVARDTNNVVPLAYLVALIVMVFTAVSYGKMSGAIPSAGSAYTYVRESIHPNVGFMVGWTSLIDYMLLPMVNCLIIRSYLEAVFPDIPGWVWVVLYCIFVTGIIYLTMRGTSNVNGILLVFSIVVMIVFVVMVWAQLQGGEGAGTVASMTPFFHEGVTMSAVLTGATIVCFSFIGFDAVTMYVEEAKTPKIVPRAILLTVLLGGAIFLVAGYFTQLRFGDWNVFAPGGDQQFIEDSTLPLIGEFVGGDVLKAVLTAAGFAATLASGLASHASVSRMLLVMGRNSVLPKKFFGYINPRTHTPTFNIVLTGAICLLAAAFTLEMIAAFINYGALIAFTFVNISVIAWFAIRKGRRHTFPDIFKFIVMPGIGMLLTGLLWANLHLDALIGGVIWTAIGFAYLIYLTKGFKRKVAAFDEIQPVTGYNKIPEDAEVE, encoded by the coding sequence ATGACTGCACCCGTCAAGTCAAAGGGTGGCACGCTCAAACGAAATCTGGGACTCTGGGCCATTGTCGGTCTGGGACTCGGATACATGACACCCACGGTGGTGTTCGACACGTTCGGCATGGTTGCCAGAGACACGAACAATGTGGTGCCGTTGGCGTACCTTGTCGCTCTCATTGTGATGGTGTTCACTGCCGTGAGCTACGGCAAGATGTCGGGTGCGATCCCGAGCGCGGGATCCGCGTACACCTATGTGCGTGAGTCGATCCACCCGAATGTTGGCTTCATGGTCGGCTGGACCTCGCTCATCGACTACATGCTGCTACCGATGGTGAACTGCCTCATTATCCGCAGCTACCTCGAAGCTGTGTTCCCCGATATCCCGGGCTGGGTCTGGGTAGTGCTCTACTGCATCTTTGTGACCGGGATCATCTACCTGACGATGCGCGGCACCTCGAATGTGAACGGGATCCTGCTGGTGTTCTCGATCGTTGTCATGATCGTGTTCGTCGTGATGGTGTGGGCGCAGCTGCAGGGTGGCGAGGGCGCTGGCACGGTTGCTTCGATGACGCCGTTCTTCCACGAGGGTGTGACGATGAGCGCGGTGCTCACGGGTGCCACGATCGTGTGCTTCTCGTTCATCGGGTTTGACGCGGTGACCATGTATGTCGAAGAAGCGAAAACTCCGAAGATTGTCCCGCGCGCGATCCTCTTGACCGTGCTGCTCGGCGGCGCGATCTTCCTCGTTGCCGGTTACTTCACCCAGCTGCGTTTCGGCGATTGGAACGTGTTTGCGCCCGGCGGGGACCAGCAGTTCATCGAAGACAGTACCCTGCCGTTGATCGGCGAGTTTGTTGGCGGTGACGTGCTGAAGGCCGTCCTCACGGCGGCGGGCTTTGCGGCGACGCTCGCCTCGGGACTCGCTTCTCACGCCTCGGTGTCGCGCATGCTGCTCGTGATGGGTCGTAACAGCGTGCTGCCGAAGAAGTTCTTTGGCTACATCAACCCGCGCACCCACACCCCGACCTTCAACATCGTGCTCACCGGCGCGATCTGCCTGCTGGCCGCGGCCTTCACGCTCGAAATGATCGCCGCGTTTATCAACTACGGCGCGCTGATCGCGTTCACGTTTGTGAACATCTCGGTGATCGCATGGTTTGCGATCCGCAAGGGCCGCCGACACACCTTCCCCGATATTTTCAAGTTCATTGTGATGCCCGGGATCGGCATGCTGCTGACGGGGCTCCTGTGGGCGAACCTGCACCTTGACGCGCTCATTGGCGGCGTGATCTGGACCGCGATCGGTTTCGCCTACCTGATCTACCTCACTAAGGGCTTCAAGCGGAAGGTGGCCGCGTTCGACGAGATTCAGCCCGTCACCGGCTACAACAAGATCCCGGAGGACGCAGAGGTCGAGTGA
- a CDS encoding ABC transporter permease, producing MKKFSLGKAFVPVVGAVALIYLLVPIVHVIVFSFNDAGRNNILWRGFTLRNWQNPCGAPQVCTAFGNSILIGVVATVIATVLGTMIAIALVRYRFKFRSTVSLLLFTPMATPEVVLGAGLAAQFLLAGVEKGIGTIILAHTMFCISYVVVAVKARVASLDPAIEEAGRDLYAGPGQVFWRITLPMLMPGIIGAALLSFALSFDDFIITNFNSGTATTFPKFIYVSALKGVPAQANVLASIVFVGALLLVIIVQVVRINNQKRLAAR from the coding sequence GTGAAGAAGTTCAGTCTTGGCAAAGCCTTTGTGCCGGTGGTGGGTGCGGTCGCACTCATTTATTTGCTGGTGCCGATCGTGCACGTCATTGTGTTCTCGTTCAACGACGCGGGCCGCAATAACATTTTGTGGCGCGGGTTCACTCTCCGAAACTGGCAGAATCCGTGCGGTGCTCCGCAGGTGTGTACCGCGTTTGGCAATAGCATCTTGATCGGTGTGGTGGCCACGGTGATCGCGACGGTGCTTGGCACCATGATCGCGATCGCGCTGGTGCGCTACCGCTTCAAGTTCCGCTCCACGGTGAGCCTGCTGTTGTTCACGCCGATGGCGACGCCCGAGGTTGTGCTCGGTGCCGGTCTCGCTGCGCAGTTCCTCCTCGCTGGGGTCGAGAAGGGCATCGGCACGATCATCCTCGCGCACACGATGTTCTGTATCTCCTATGTGGTGGTGGCGGTCAAGGCTCGCGTGGCGAGTCTTGACCCAGCAATCGAAGAAGCGGGCCGGGATCTGTACGCGGGACCCGGGCAGGTATTTTGGCGGATCACCCTGCCGATGCTGATGCCCGGAATCATCGGCGCCGCACTCTTGAGTTTCGCGCTGTCCTTCGACGACTTCATCATCACGAATTTCAACTCGGGCACGGCAACGACGTTCCCGAAGTTCATCTACGTGTCAGCGTTGAAGGGGGTGCCAGCGCAGGCGAATGTGCTCGCCTCGATCGTGTTCGTGGGGGCGCTGCTGCTGGTGATCATCGTGCAGGTCGTTCGTATCAATAATCAGAAGCGGCTCGCGGCGAGATAG
- a CDS encoding ABC transporter permease has product MAFTAFAGDTKTVDQAPKKRGWIVLILLAPGIAYMLLFFVAPFIQLAITSLQAPAESGGIGQYVGAFEFSNYWLALQEYWPQLLRSFVYAIVATIVGLAISYPLAYLIGVKVRSKPMLQGILLILVVAPFFISFLLRTLAWKSILPSDLIGTHFSVIFGLIYNFIPFMVLPMFASLQALDLRLLEAGSDLYASPVTTFRRITLPLSIPGIVSGTLLSFIPMSGDYVNASREFLGGTSTTMIGNVIESNFLQTQNYPMAAVLSIILMAIILVIVATYVRKSGAEDLL; this is encoded by the coding sequence ATGGCATTCACTGCATTCGCGGGTGACACCAAGACCGTCGATCAAGCCCCCAAGAAACGCGGCTGGATCGTGCTGATCCTGCTCGCCCCGGGCATCGCGTACATGCTGCTGTTTTTCGTAGCACCGTTCATCCAGCTCGCGATTACTTCGCTCCAAGCCCCTGCCGAATCTGGTGGTATCGGTCAGTACGTGGGGGCGTTCGAATTCTCGAACTACTGGCTCGCGTTACAGGAGTATTGGCCGCAGCTGCTGAGATCCTTTGTCTACGCGATCGTGGCAACCATTGTTGGACTCGCAATCAGTTATCCTCTGGCCTATCTGATCGGCGTGAAGGTTCGCTCGAAGCCGATGCTGCAGGGGATCCTCCTGATCCTCGTGGTGGCACCGTTCTTCATTAGCTTCCTTTTGCGCACGCTCGCCTGGAAATCGATCCTCCCGAGCGACCTGATCGGTACGCATTTTTCGGTGATTTTCGGCCTCATCTATAACTTCATTCCGTTTATGGTGCTACCGATGTTTGCGTCTCTGCAGGCTCTCGATCTGCGACTGCTCGAAGCGGGTTCTGATTTGTATGCGTCTCCGGTGACAACGTTTCGGCGGATCACGCTGCCGCTGTCGATTCCAGGGATCGTGTCGGGTACGCTGCTCAGCTTCATCCCGATGTCTGGTGACTATGTGAATGCCTCGCGAGAATTCTTGGGCGGCACGTCGACGACGATGATCGGCAACGTCATCGAGTCGAACTTTCTGCAGACGCAGAACTATCCGATGGCGGCGGTGCTCTCGATCATCTTGATGGCCATCATTCTCGTGATCGTCGCGACATACGTGCGCAAGAGCGGGGCGGAGGATCTGCTGTGA
- a CDS encoding ABC transporter ATP-binding protein: MGEVSFASSGADLELVGIQKRFPGFTAVENLDLKIPAGSFFALLGPSGCGKTTTLRLVAGLEDPTQGKILIGGKDVSALKPHKRPVNTVFQSYALFPHMSVLENVAFGLRRRRVGDPVAKAHEALRLVELDHVADRKPAQLSGGQQQRVALARAIVNRPALLLLDEPLGALDLKLRRQMQQELKQIQQEVGLTFLHVTHDQEEAMTMADTVAVMNKGRIEQMGAPEELYELPQTVFVANFLGQSNLFSVKVVGDTDQVLHTDLEGTRISLPRARSMRDSGTITVGVRPEKLRLTGEAPVADASTNVIGPGRITDVSFIGVSTQYTVEVPGAGDVQVFAQNMQAGPAASLGDQVWLSWLTEHTFGLADDRLDTGALTSEYSTRVIATQTALAE; this comes from the coding sequence GTGGGTGAAGTGAGTTTCGCATCTTCGGGTGCAGACCTTGAACTCGTTGGGATCCAGAAGCGATTCCCCGGGTTTACGGCAGTCGAGAACCTGGATCTGAAGATCCCGGCGGGGTCATTCTTTGCGCTACTCGGGCCATCTGGCTGTGGCAAGACCACCACGCTCCGGCTCGTTGCTGGCTTGGAGGATCCCACTCAGGGCAAGATCCTGATCGGTGGAAAGGACGTCAGCGCACTGAAACCGCACAAGCGTCCGGTGAACACCGTGTTCCAGTCGTATGCGCTGTTTCCGCACATGTCGGTGCTGGAAAACGTCGCTTTCGGGCTGCGCCGGCGAAGGGTGGGCGATCCTGTGGCGAAGGCTCACGAGGCCTTGCGTCTTGTTGAGCTTGACCACGTAGCGGATCGGAAGCCCGCCCAGCTCTCCGGCGGCCAGCAACAGCGTGTCGCGCTCGCCCGAGCAATTGTTAACCGGCCGGCGCTGTTGTTGCTCGACGAGCCGCTTGGTGCACTCGACCTCAAGTTGCGCCGTCAGATGCAGCAGGAGCTCAAACAGATTCAGCAGGAGGTCGGGCTCACCTTCTTGCACGTCACCCACGACCAAGAGGAGGCCATGACCATGGCCGACACGGTTGCGGTGATGAACAAGGGGAGGATCGAGCAGATGGGGGCCCCTGAAGAACTCTACGAGTTACCGCAGACGGTCTTTGTCGCAAACTTCCTCGGGCAATCGAACCTGTTCTCAGTGAAGGTGGTGGGTGACACTGATCAGGTTCTGCATACTGATCTTGAAGGAACCAGGATCTCGCTACCGCGGGCGCGGAGTATGCGGGATAGTGGCACCATCACGGTGGGCGTGCGACCAGAAAAACTGCGCCTTACGGGGGAGGCCCCGGTCGCAGATGCGAGCACCAATGTCATCGGGCCCGGCCGGATCACCGACGTCTCCTTCATTGGTGTGAGCACGCAGTACACCGTTGAGGTGCCCGGTGCCGGTGACGTTCAGGTGTTCGCGCAGAACATGCAGGCCGGTCCCGCTGCTTCTCTCGGCGATCAAGTGTGGCTGAGCTGGCTCACCGAACACACCTTCGGCCTCGCAGATGATCGCCTTGATACCGGGGCCCTCACCTCCGAGTACTCAACGCGTGTGATCGCGACGCAGACTGCGCTCGCTGAGTAG
- a CDS encoding ABC transporter substrate-binding protein — protein sequence MAQRLPEDPIVRNIVNMLRGAQINRRQLLRGAGIGAAGASALALSACAPGGSGGGGKDGVIWGNWTYYLDFDEGTASFGSLEKFTKESGIPVQYIEDIDDNNTFYGKIKDQLKLGQNVGYDVITFTDWMNARLIQAEQVQEFDYANLPNVTANMIDPQWDALDVDPGRKFSIPWQLPASGWVWNTEAVPGGIKTLDDFMKPELKGKVGVLTEMRDTIGMILAGLGHDPAGDWGDKEFTEAIDWLKEGLDSGQIKNVKGNSYTQDLQRGDTLAAMAWTGDVIMMNTEEADGPKWTMEIPESGGMIAADSFTVPNGTTPEAKERVEEMINFYYDPVVMAEVADYVTFVPPVKGTQEAMKKVNPENADNPLIFPTEKDWEHLYNFRTLTAEEDKKYSTEFQNVLGL from the coding sequence ATGGCCCAGCGTCTGCCCGAAGACCCGATCGTCCGAAACATCGTCAATATGCTTCGAGGCGCCCAGATTAATCGACGTCAACTCTTGCGAGGAGCAGGGATCGGCGCTGCCGGCGCCAGCGCACTCGCGCTCTCTGCGTGTGCCCCGGGGGGAAGCGGCGGTGGCGGCAAAGACGGTGTGATCTGGGGAAACTGGACCTACTACCTCGACTTTGATGAGGGGACCGCCTCGTTCGGGTCGCTCGAAAAGTTCACCAAGGAATCCGGGATCCCGGTGCAATACATCGAAGATATCGATGACAACAACACCTTCTACGGCAAGATCAAGGATCAGCTGAAGCTCGGCCAGAACGTCGGCTACGACGTCATCACGTTCACAGACTGGATGAACGCGCGTCTGATCCAGGCTGAGCAGGTGCAGGAGTTCGATTACGCGAATCTTCCCAATGTGACGGCCAACATGATTGACCCCCAGTGGGACGCGCTCGACGTGGATCCCGGTCGCAAGTTCTCGATCCCGTGGCAGCTACCCGCCTCCGGTTGGGTGTGGAACACGGAAGCGGTGCCGGGCGGGATCAAGACTCTCGATGATTTCATGAAGCCTGAACTCAAAGGCAAGGTGGGCGTGCTTACCGAAATGCGTGACACCATCGGCATGATCCTCGCGGGGCTCGGCCATGATCCTGCCGGGGATTGGGGCGACAAAGAATTCACGGAGGCCATTGACTGGCTGAAGGAAGGGCTCGACAGCGGTCAGATCAAGAACGTTAAGGGAAACTCCTACACGCAGGATCTGCAGCGCGGCGACACCCTCGCGGCGATGGCCTGGACCGGTGACGTCATCATGATGAACACCGAAGAGGCGGACGGTCCGAAGTGGACGATGGAGATTCCCGAATCGGGCGGCATGATCGCGGCAGACTCTTTCACCGTGCCGAACGGCACCACCCCGGAGGCGAAGGAGCGGGTCGAAGAGATGATCAACTTCTACTACGACCCCGTCGTGATGGCCGAGGTCGCAGACTATGTCACCTTTGTTCCGCCGGTCAAGGGTACGCAGGAGGCGATGAAGAAGGTGAACCCCGAGAATGCCGATAATCCGCTGATCTTTCCGACTGAGAAGGACTGGGAGCACCTGTATAACTTCCGCACGCTCACCGCCGAGGAAGACAAGAAGTACTCGACCGAATTCCAGAACGTATTGGGGCTGTAA